One part of the Micrococcales bacterium genome encodes these proteins:
- a CDS encoding cupin domain-containing protein has protein sequence MVPEPHTLTDVPTWEGPGEVSHTLCQGGGTTVERIVSRGHTTDWYDQDHDEWILVHDGAARLELGDGSEVGLTAGQHMLLPAHCRHRVTWTDPDTFTVWVAVHLPVASP, from the coding sequence ATGGTCCCCGAACCGCACACGCTCACGGACGTTCCCACCTGGGAGGGTCCGGGCGAGGTTTCACACACCCTGTGCCAGGGCGGCGGAACGACTGTGGAGCGGATCGTGTCCCGCGGCCACACCACCGACTGGTACGACCAGGACCACGACGAGTGGATCCTGGTGCACGACGGCGCCGCCCGGCTCGAACTCGGTGACGGGTCCGAGGTGGGCCTCACCGCTGGTCAGCACATGCTGCTGCCAGCGCACTGCCGGCATCGGGTGACCTGGACCGATCCGGACACGTTCACGGTTTGGGTGGCCGTACACCTTCCGGTGGCTTCGCCGTGA
- a CDS encoding aquaporin family protein, whose translation MLHNFQTITTNEFIGTAILVLIGCGIGALGSLPKSLGFGAAGWMLTAFGWGMAVFVGASVAWESGAHLNPAVTLALAITGNVAWSTVPWYVLGQLTGAIVGGLAVYVVYKKQFDDHDEPHTTGSIFYTKPGVRALGWNMVSEAIATFVLVYWIIQQAPWQPAVEGQAPNLGNIGLGYAGVAFAVVAIGAGLGGATGYAINPARDLGPRIAYALLPLHGKEKIDWGYAWVPIVGPLLGAACAAGLYVVNY comes from the coding sequence ATGCTGCACAACTTCCAGACCATCACCACCAACGAGTTCATCGGGACCGCCATCCTGGTCCTCATCGGCTGCGGCATCGGCGCGCTGGGTTCCTTACCGAAGAGCCTGGGCTTCGGTGCCGCAGGTTGGATGCTGACCGCCTTCGGCTGGGGCATGGCGGTCTTCGTCGGCGCCAGCGTCGCGTGGGAATCTGGCGCTCACCTCAACCCCGCGGTCACGCTGGCCCTGGCCATCACCGGCAACGTCGCCTGGTCGACGGTGCCCTGGTACGTCCTCGGACAGTTGACGGGCGCGATCGTCGGCGGGCTCGCCGTGTACGTGGTCTACAAGAAGCAGTTCGACGACCACGACGAGCCGCACACCACCGGCAGCATCTTCTACACCAAGCCCGGCGTGCGGGCCCTCGGCTGGAACATGGTCAGCGAGGCGATCGCGACGTTCGTGCTCGTCTACTGGATCATCCAGCAGGCCCCGTGGCAGCCTGCGGTAGAGGGCCAGGCCCCCAACCTCGGCAACATCGGCCTGGGCTATGCCGGCGTGGCGTTCGCGGTCGTCGCGATCGGAGCGGGTCTGGGCGGCGCCACAGGATATGCGATCAACCCGGCCCGCGACCTCGGCCCGCGGATCGCGTACGCCCTGCTTCCGCTGCACGGCAAGGAGAAGATCGACTGGGGGTACGCCTGGGTGCCGATCGTCGGCCCGCTGCTGGGGGCCGCGTGCGCAGCTGGGCTCTACGTCGTGAACTACTGA
- a CDS encoding SGNH/GDSL hydrolase family protein, which translates to MGWKRYVALGDSFTEGVGDPRPGGRERGWADRVAESLAREDQELRYANLAIRGRRLAGIVEEQVPAAVGLEPDLVTVAGGVNDALRRHWDLAAMAGDLESGVRALAGTGADVVIVTYGRPSNRSRVMGAVERRLADYREVTFEIAGRHGCRVVDFWDQGAFDDPRFWSQDRLHLNPVGHQRVAMAVLDALGLPSPVPWWQPLPPVRPLPPVTRLGRDVAWAGKHLAPWLGRRVRGRSSGDGVVPKRPHLDPV; encoded by the coding sequence ATGGGGTGGAAACGCTATGTCGCCTTGGGCGACTCGTTCACCGAGGGCGTGGGGGATCCGCGTCCGGGCGGCCGGGAGCGGGGCTGGGCGGACCGCGTGGCCGAGTCGCTGGCCAGGGAGGACCAAGAGCTGCGCTACGCGAACCTCGCCATCCGTGGCCGCAGGCTGGCCGGCATCGTCGAGGAACAGGTCCCGGCTGCCGTGGGGCTGGAACCCGACCTGGTCACCGTCGCCGGCGGTGTGAACGACGCCTTGCGGCGGCACTGGGACCTGGCCGCCATGGCAGGGGACCTGGAATCGGGCGTGCGGGCACTGGCGGGCACCGGCGCTGACGTGGTCATCGTCACCTACGGCCGGCCGTCCAACCGATCGCGGGTGATGGGGGCGGTGGAACGGCGCCTGGCCGACTACCGCGAGGTGACGTTCGAGATCGCCGGACGCCACGGGTGCCGCGTCGTGGATTTCTGGGACCAGGGGGCATTCGACGATCCGCGGTTCTGGTCGCAGGACCGGCTGCATCTCAATCCGGTGGGACACCAGCGGGTGGCCATGGCCGTGCTGGACGCCCTCGGTCTGCCGAGCCCGGTCCCGTGGTGGCAGCCGCTACCCCCGGTGCGGCCACTGCCGCCGGTCACTCGCCTCGGCCGTGATGTGGCGTGGGCGGGCAAGCACCTGGCCCCCTGGCTGGGCCGCCGGGTGAGGGGTCGCAGTTCCGGGGACGGGGTCGTGCCGAAACGCCCGCACCTCGATCCGGTTTGA
- a CDS encoding FAD-dependent oxidoreductase, which translates to MTVDDFASKSFWLGADSYTPGPSLAGDLEVDVAIVGAGFTGMSTAFHLHQADPGLRIAVLESDVVGYGASGRNAGFSMTKIGMMHSFTATRFGKAKAKEAHLYADRAVTLLKDLVEDLGLDCDYEHSGFLWVATSEKYSQRLLKEIALVHRLGITGINLIDHDELTARVDSPLYVGPAWWEPNTGILNPAKLSRAWRGVLDRVQVPVYENTPVTEVVPGYGRTRVVTPRGTVTARKVVLATNAWSHEFAQLTRKQVPVWTYIVLTEPLTDAQRESIGWAGREGVEDFRDLVHYYRLTADNRLLMGGRDVALGDGRSMGFDDSPATWRRLREDVQSIFPGLRGVQFSHMWGGPVSATLDMFPAIGFAGSRDIVYSIGCVGHGVSTTHLNGQTIRDLVLERDTELTDVFFVNRKVAPFPPGGLGHKVAERIAGFLRWEDRRLDVLG; encoded by the coding sequence CTGACCGTGGACGACTTCGCGAGCAAGAGCTTCTGGCTGGGGGCGGACAGCTACACACCCGGGCCTTCCCTGGCAGGCGACCTCGAAGTCGATGTGGCCATCGTCGGGGCCGGGTTCACGGGCATGAGCACCGCATTCCACCTCCATCAGGCCGATCCGGGACTGCGGATCGCGGTGCTGGAATCCGATGTGGTCGGGTACGGCGCCAGCGGGCGGAACGCCGGTTTCTCGATGACCAAGATCGGCATGATGCACAGCTTCACCGCCACCCGCTTCGGGAAGGCGAAGGCCAAGGAGGCCCACCTCTACGCCGACCGCGCCGTGACCCTGCTCAAGGATCTGGTCGAGGACCTCGGGCTGGACTGCGACTACGAGCACAGCGGTTTCCTCTGGGTCGCCACATCCGAGAAGTACTCGCAGCGGCTGCTCAAGGAGATCGCCCTGGTCCACCGCCTGGGCATCACCGGGATCAACCTCATCGACCACGACGAACTGACTGCGCGGGTGGACAGCCCGCTGTATGTGGGCCCGGCATGGTGGGAGCCGAACACCGGCATCCTCAATCCCGCCAAGTTGTCCCGCGCCTGGCGCGGCGTCCTGGACCGCGTGCAGGTGCCGGTCTACGAGAACACACCGGTGACCGAGGTCGTCCCCGGCTACGGCCGGACCCGCGTCGTCACGCCCCGGGGGACCGTCACCGCACGCAAGGTGGTGCTGGCGACCAACGCCTGGTCGCACGAGTTCGCCCAGTTGACCCGCAAGCAGGTGCCGGTCTGGACCTACATCGTCCTGACCGAACCGCTGACCGACGCCCAACGAGAATCCATCGGGTGGGCCGGCCGGGAGGGCGTGGAGGATTTCCGCGACCTGGTGCACTACTACCGGTTGACCGCGGACAACCGGCTTCTCATGGGCGGCCGGGACGTGGCACTGGGCGACGGCCGGTCGATGGGGTTCGACGACAGTCCGGCCACGTGGCGCCGCCTGCGGGAAGACGTCCAGTCGATCTTCCCCGGACTGCGCGGAGTGCAGTTCTCCCACATGTGGGGCGGCCCGGTCTCCGCCACCCTGGACATGTTCCCGGCCATCGGATTCGCCGGCAGCCGCGACATCGTCTACTCCATCGGCTGCGTCGGGCACGGGGTGTCGACGACGCATCTGAACGGTCAGACGATCCGGGACCTCGTGCTGGAACGCGACACCGAACTCACTGACGTGTTCTTCGTCAACCGGAAGGTCGCGCCCTTCCCACCCGGCGGGCTGGGGCACAAGGTGGCGGAGCGGATCGCCGGTTTCCTGCGCTGGGAGGACCGCCGGCTCGACGTCTTGGGTTGA
- a CDS encoding DsbA family oxidoreductase, with product MLDRGVRVEIWSDVVCPWCYIGTTNLAQAIERFDGDVEVQFRAYQLDPGAPEKPVSAVDHLAARYGGGRDQALMMMRQVTAVAATVGLQFHLEDSLTGQTLDAHRVLHLAAQWNLQPQVAGRLFAAHFTENRSVFETDSLAQLAAEAGLDAHEVREVLSAGTYTEEVLADIRQARAYGISGVPFFVFDGTYGVAGAQPPEALGRALATAAQAPRTSP from the coding sequence GTGTTGGATCGCGGTGTGAGGGTGGAGATCTGGTCGGACGTCGTCTGCCCGTGGTGCTACATCGGCACCACCAATCTGGCGCAGGCGATCGAGCGATTCGACGGCGATGTCGAAGTGCAATTCCGTGCCTACCAGCTGGATCCAGGCGCCCCGGAGAAACCGGTGTCGGCCGTCGATCACCTCGCCGCGCGGTACGGCGGCGGGCGTGATCAGGCCCTCATGATGATGCGACAGGTCACCGCAGTGGCGGCCACCGTTGGCTTGCAGTTCCACCTCGAGGACTCGCTGACCGGTCAGACCCTCGACGCCCACCGTGTCCTGCACCTCGCCGCGCAGTGGAACCTCCAGCCGCAGGTGGCGGGCCGCCTCTTCGCGGCGCACTTCACCGAGAACCGGTCGGTGTTCGAGACGGACTCTCTGGCACAACTCGCCGCCGAGGCCGGACTCGATGCCCACGAGGTGCGGGAGGTGCTGTCCGCCGGTACCTACACCGAGGAGGTGCTGGCCGACATCCGTCAGGCCCGCGCATACGGGATCAGCGGGGTGCCGTTCTTTGTCTTCGATGGCACTTACGGCGTGGCCGGAGCGCAGCCACCGGAGGCTCTCGGCAGGGCGTTGGCCACCGCTGCGCAGGCGCCTCGCACATCTCCCTGA
- a CDS encoding ABC transporter ATP-binding protein: MSARNARPNTPAATQSVRYSDRAHLEHNPYTDPPEVVAVAETPEASLSGDPAIRIRALRKEFGGAVVAVDGVDLDVLDGEFLTLLGPSGSGKTTVLRMIAGFELPTTGTIELGGRDVSKVPPFDRDVNTVFQDYALFPHLSVVQNVEYGLKVKKVPKQQRRERALQALARVRLSDFADRRPRQLSGGQRQRVALARALVNNPRVLLLDEPLGALDLKLRQQMQIELKDIQREVRITFIFVTHDQEEALTMSDRVAVFNNGRIEQVGTPAQIYEQPATEFVAGFVGTTNLLSGAAARDVLGRSGTYSLRPEKLHLRPGGTPAGPGETAATGTVDSIVYLGSGTQYVVRMDSGHLLTAHLPNRQNADEVAAVDTAVTLVWDTAAAYPVAESAHSPSGAAHSGGASHTL, from the coding sequence ATGTCCGCACGAAATGCCCGCCCGAATACACCCGCTGCGACGCAAAGCGTGCGTTACAGTGACCGAGCACATCTCGAACACAACCCGTACACAGACCCACCGGAAGTGGTAGCCGTGGCCGAAACACCCGAGGCGTCGCTCAGCGGCGATCCCGCCATCCGCATCCGGGCGCTGCGCAAGGAGTTCGGCGGGGCCGTGGTGGCCGTCGACGGGGTCGACCTCGATGTGCTCGACGGGGAGTTCCTCACACTGCTCGGCCCGTCCGGCTCGGGTAAGACCACCGTCCTGCGCATGATCGCCGGATTCGAGTTACCGACCACCGGCACGATCGAACTCGGCGGCAGGGACGTCTCCAAGGTCCCCCCGTTCGACCGGGACGTGAACACCGTGTTCCAGGACTACGCCCTGTTCCCGCATCTGAGTGTGGTGCAGAACGTCGAGTACGGACTGAAGGTCAAGAAGGTGCCGAAGCAGCAGCGCCGGGAGCGCGCACTGCAGGCCCTGGCCAGGGTCCGGCTGTCCGACTTCGCCGACCGGCGGCCCAGACAACTGTCCGGCGGGCAGCGTCAGCGGGTGGCCCTGGCGCGGGCACTCGTGAACAACCCCCGGGTCCTGCTGTTGGACGAACCACTGGGGGCGCTCGACCTCAAGTTGCGCCAGCAGATGCAGATCGAACTCAAGGACATCCAGCGCGAGGTGCGGATCACGTTCATCTTCGTGACCCATGACCAGGAGGAGGCGCTGACCATGTCGGACCGGGTGGCAGTGTTCAACAACGGTCGCATCGAGCAGGTCGGCACGCCTGCGCAGATCTACGAACAGCCGGCCACCGAGTTCGTAGCGGGATTCGTCGGAACCACGAACCTTCTCTCGGGGGCAGCCGCCCGGGATGTGCTCGGCAGGTCCGGCACCTACAGTCTGCGGCCGGAGAAGCTGCACCTGCGGCCGGGCGGCACACCCGCCGGACCGGGCGAGACCGCCGCCACCGGCACGGTCGACTCCATCGTGTACCTCGGTTCGGGCACCCAGTACGTCGTGCGCATGGACTCCGGGCACCTGCTCACCGCGCACCTGCCGAACCGCCAGAACGCCGACGAGGTCGCCGCGGTGGACACGGCGGTGACCCTCGTCTGGGACACAGCGGCGGCCTACCCGGTGGCCGAATCCGCACACTCACCATCCGGCGCCGCCCACTCCGGCGGCGCATCGCACACCCTCTAG